The nucleotide window AACAAGAACAGTTATTGAAGAAGATAATGCTTTAATTGAAGATGCAAAAGTAGTAATGAGCAGAGTAAATAATGGATGGTATGGACAATTTATTGAGAAAAAAACTTCAAATACATCATTAGAAGAGTTTAAAAATAATGTAAATAAAATGATTCAAGATACAAGAAATAGATTTACTCATGTAAATGAAGTTTTAACTCAATATTCAAACAATGATTTTAGAAAAGCTCTTCAAATGGAAGAAAATGATGAAAAAGGTGGAGTTTTTGAAAACTTAGTAAATGGGTTAAATTCTTTGCAACAAACTTTAACTCAAATGTTAATAGATAATAAAACAAATGGATTAACATTAAACGCAAGTTCTGATATATTGTTATCAAATGTAGATAAATTAAATTTAAGTTCAAATGAAGCAGCAGCATCTTTAGAAGAAACAGCAGCAGCACTTGAGGAGATAACTTCAAATATTAGAAATAATACACAAAATATAGCAAAAATGGCAAAATTATCTAATGAAGTTACGTCTTCAGCAAATCAAGGTGAAAAACTAGCAAATCAAACAACAAATGCAATGGATGAAATAAATAATCAAGTAAATCTAATCAATGAAGCTATAAGTGTAATTGACCAAATTGCTTTTCAAACAAATATTCTTTCACTTAATGCAGCAGTAGAAGCAGCAACTGCTGGTGAAGCAGGGCGAGGATTTGCAGTTGTTGCACAAGAAGTAAGAAATCTAGCATCACGAAGTGCTGAAGCAGCAAAAGAGATAAAAGCAATTGTTGAAAATGCAACAAGTAAAGCAAATCAAGGAAAAGAAATAGCTTCAAATATGATTGATGGATATAAACAACTAAATGAAAATATATCTCAAACTATTAATTTAATTCAAGATATAGATATGTCTAGTAAAGAACAATTAAGTGGAATAGAACAAATAAATGATGCAGTGAATCAATTAGACCAACAAACACAACAAAATGCTATGGTAGCAAATCAAACTCATGATGTAGCTGTTGTTACAGATGAAATTGCAAAATTAATTGTTGCAAATGCAAATGAAAAAGAGTTTAATGGTAAAAACGAAGTAAAAGCAAAAGATATGAATTTAACTTCTAAAAAAGATACTCATACAATACCTGTGAAAAAAACTACATTAAAACCTTCTTCAACAACTTCAGCAAAAAAAGATACAAAAATAGTATCTACAAAAATAAATAACGATGAGTGGGAAAGCTTTTAGGCTTTCCTTTTATTTAAAAGATTAATCTTTTTTTTGTTTTGTTATTTGTTTGTAATTCTTCTAAAAAGATATTGTTGTAATACTATTTTTCGCTATAATTGCGAAAAATTATACAAATAGTTAAAAAATAATCAGGAGTTTATTAATGTTGCAGAATTTAAAAACCAAACTAAAGTTATCAATACTTTCTTTTGTTGCTTTGGTTGGAATTATCATTTTAGGTGCTTTAGGAATAATTCAACTAAAAGAGGTAAACAATGGTTTAGAAAGAGTTTATAATGATAGAGTTGTTCCATTAGAACAATTAAAAATAATTGCAGATGAATATGCTGTAAATATTGTTGATACGACACATCAAACAAGAAATGGTAATTTTGAATTTGAAAAATGTATATCAAATATCAATAGTGCTCAAGAAAAGATAAAAAATAATTGGAATAAATATTTATCAACATCTTTAACTAAAGAAGAAGAAACATTAGTAAAAGATGTAAATCATTTAATGGATATAGGTAATAGTGAAGTAAATAAAATAAAACAAGCCTGTGAAGATAAAAATCTTGATTTAATCTCAAAAATAACTATTGAAGAACTTTATCCAAATATAGATCCAATTGGTGAAAAAATTTCAGCATTAATTACACTTCAACTAGATGTTGCAAAAAGTGAAACTCAAATTGCAGAAAATATTTATAGCACAAGTATAACAGTGATTATAATGACGATTTTAGGTTCTTTTTTAATAATTTTATTTTTATCATATACGATTATTACTGATATTACAGGAAAACTAAATAGCTTTAAAAAAGAGTTATTAAATTTCTTCTCTTTTTTAAATAAAGAGACTTCAGATGTAACTCTTTTAGAAATTAAATCAAAAGATGAATTTGGTGAAATGGCTGATGTAATTAATGAAAATATAATTAAAACTCAAAAATTAATTCAAGAAGATAATTTCTTAATAGATGAAGCAAAAATAGTAATGACAAGAGTTAATAATGGTTGGTATTCACAATTTATTGAGAAAAAAACTTCAAATAGTTCTTTAGAAGAGTTTAAAAATAACGTAAATAAAATGATTGAAAATACAAGAACAAGATTCGAGCATGTAAATGAAGTTTTAAATTCTTATTCTCATAATGATTTCAGACCTAAGTTCAAAATGGAAAAAGATGATGAAAAAGGTGGAGTGTTTGAGACTTTAGTAAATGGTTTAAATACATTACAAGAAACATTAACACACATGCTAAAAGAGAATAAAACAAATGGATTGACGTTGGATGAAAGCTCGGATATATTATTGGCAAATGTAGATAAATTAAATATAAGCTCAAATGAAGCAGCAGCAAGTTTAGAAGAAACAGCAGCAGCCTTAGAACAAATAACTTCAAATATAAGAAATAATACACAAAATATAGCGAAAATGGCTAGTTACTCAAATAGTGTAACAAAGTCAGCAAGTGATGGTGAAAAACTTGCAAATCAAACAACTCAGTCAATGGATGAAATAAATAATCAAGTAAATCTAATCAATGAAGCAATAACAGTAATTGATCAAATAGCATTCCAAACAAATATACTTTCACTTAATGCAGCAGTAGAAGCAGCAACAGCAGGTGAAGCAGGGAAAGGATTTGCAGTAGTAGCACAAGAAGTAAGAAATTTAGCATCTCGTTCAGCAGAAGCAGCAAAAGAGATAAAAGTAATAGTAGAAAATGCAACAAAAAAAGCGAATGATGGAAAAGAGATAGCATCAAATATGATAAGTGGATATAAAGAATTAAATCAAAATATATCACAAACAATAAACTTAATACAAGATATAGAGATGTCAAGTAAAGAACAATTAAGTGGAATAGAACAAATAAATGATGCAGTAAATCAATTAGACCAACAAACACAACAAAATGCAGCAGTAGCGAGTCAAACACATGATGTAGCAATAATAACAGATGAAATAGCAAAATTAATAGTAAATGATGCAAATGCAAAAGAGTTTGAAGGGAAGAATGAAGTAAAAGCAAAAGATATAAAAATAAATAAAAAAGATAATTCAAATCCAATAAAATCAAATTCAAAACAAAAAGATACACAAACAAAAAAAGATACAAAAGTAGTATCTAACAAAACAAACAACGACGAGTGGGAAAGCTTTTAGGCTTTCGCACTTTTTCAAAAAAACTATTCATCCCAAAAAAATATTTACAACTGTTTAAAAAATAATATATTTAGAAGTTTTATTTTTCAATAAAAATGATATTATAATGTTATTAAAAAGAATTATATTTCTAAATAATAATTCTATACCAACTACTCGAGGAGTAAGAATGAATAAGTTGAATTTTGGGACAAAATTATTACTAATTTTAGTTTCAACAAGTATAGTTTCTCTTAGTTTAATGATATATATTGTATCTTCATATTCTTATGAAAATTCAAGAAATGATGCCCAACATTATATAAATGAATTAGCTAAAAAGAATGCTTTAGATATTAGAAATACTCTTGATAAAGCAATAGTTATTTCAAATACAATATCGAATAAATACGAAAGTGCTATTGAACATCATGAAAAATTGTCAAAAGAGGGAACAATAAAATATTTTAAATCTCTTTTAGAACAAAATAAGTTTATTTTAGGTGTATGGTTTACTTTTGAAGATGGAACATTAGTATATGAAAAAAATGATGGTACAGATAAAGAAAATTACTATACAAAAAAAGGTGCATTTCAACCTTATGTTGTAAGAAATAGTGATGGTTCTTTCAATATAGAGCCTTCTTCTGATTTTAACATAAACTCTGAATGGATAAATCTTCCTTATAAAAATAAACAAGTTTCTATAACACAACCATATGATTATGATATAAATGGGAAAAAGGTACTTTTAACTACAGTTTCTTCTCCTGTGTATTTTCAAGGTAAATTTATAGGTGCAGTTGGAGTTGATTTTTCTTTAGATTCATTTAATAAAAAAGTTAATGAAATTAAATTATTTGATACAGGATATGGAACAGTTGTTGATGCTTATGGAAAAATAATTAGTCATGCAAATCCTGAAAATTTAGGAAAAAGTTTAAAAGATTTAACAAAAAATGAAAATATTTTAAAATCGCTAGAAATGTCTAAAAAAGGTGAAGATTATTCATATCTTGCAAAAAATCTAAAAAGTGGTGAAGATTCTTACTCTTATGCTTATCCATTTGAATTTGGTGAAACAAAAAATTATTGGACATTTATAGCTACTGTTCCAGAAAAAGAGTATTTAAAACAATCAAATTTTATTAGAAATTTTTCGATAGTTTCAGGTTTAATAGTATTAGTAGTTATTGTTCTTGTATTGATTTATAGTATGAGAATTTTAAATAAAAATTTAACAACAATAAAAAATGGATTATTAGATTTCTTCTCATATTTAAATAAAGAGAGTAAAGTTGCAAAATCAATACAAATAGATTCGTTAGATGAATTTGGTCAAATGGCAAAAATGATAAATGAAAATATCAAGAAAACGGAAAAATTAATTATTCAAGATAATGATTTGATAGAAGATGTAAAAAGAGTTGTTAATGAAGTAAAAAATGGGAAATTCAATAAACGAATAGAAAAATCAACTGAAAATGAAAATCTTGAAGAGTTAAAAAACACATTTAATGAAATGCTTGAAACAACTAAAAATTCTGTATGCGAAGATGTAAACAACGTAATAAAAGTTTTAGATAATTTTGCAAAACTTGATTTTAGAGGAAGAATTGATGATAAAGGTAATATTTCTGTTGGAATAAATAACTTAGCTCAAATAATTAATACAATGCTAAAAGAGAATAAAACAAATGGATTGACGTTGGATGAAAGCTCGGATATATTATTGGCAAATGTAGATAAATTAAATATAAGCTCAAATGAAGCAGCAGCAAGTTTAGAAGAAACAGCAGCAGCCTTAGAACAAATAACTTCAAATATCAGAAATAATACACAAAATATAGCGAAAATGGCTAGTTACTCAAATAGTGTAACAAAGTCAGCAAGTGATGGTGAAAAACTTGCAAATCAAACAACTCAGTCAATGGATGAAATAAATAATCAAGTAAACTTGATAAATGAAGCAATAACTGTAATTGATCAAATAGCATTCCAAACAAATATACTTTCACTTAATGCAGCAGTAGAAGCAGCAACAGCAGGTGAAGCAGGAAAAGGATTTGCAGTAGTAGCACAAGAAGTAAGAAATCTAGCATCTCGTTCAGCAGAAGCAGCAAAAGAGATAAAAATAATAGTAGAAAATGCAACAAAAAAAGCGAATGATGGAAAAGAGATAGCATCAAATATGATAAGTGGATATAAAGAATTAAATCAAAATATATCACAAACAATAAACTTAATACAAGATATAGAGATGTCAAGTAAAGAACAATTAAGTGGAATAGAACAAATAAATGATGCAGTAAATCAATTAGACCAACAAACACAACAAAATGCAGCAGTAGCGAGTCAAACACATGATGTAGCAATAATAACAGATGAAATAGCAAAATTAATAGTAAATGATGCAAATGCAAAAGAGTTTGAAGGAAAGAATGAAGTAAAAGCAAAAGATATAAAAATAAATAAAAAAGATAATTCAAATCCAATAAAATCAAATTCAAAACAAAAAGATACACAAACAAAAAAAGATACAAAAGTAGTATCTAACAAAACAAACAACGACGAGTGGGAAAGCTTTTAGGCTTTTCTACTTTCCCTAAATATTATTATTTTTAAGCTAATTTAATTTTAAATGTTAGTTATTTTATGATTTTATAAACAAATAAATATCTGCTTTTAAAAGACTTTTCCAAATTTTTTATAATTATTTAATTATGTATAAATTATGTATTAATAAATTATTAATTATATATTAATTATCATACATATTAAAATTAAAAAAAGGGAAAGTATGAAAAATTTTTCTATAAAGAATAAATTACTCATAATAGTGATTGTAACGATAGTTCTTGTTGCTACAATGATTGCATTGAAGTCAATTTATGAGATTAATAATCTAACAAATAAAAATATTGAAGAGTATAAAGAAAATACTTATGCAACAACTCAAGAAGAGTTGAAAGTTTATACAAGTTTTGCAAAAAATATTGTTGAAAACCTTTATAAACAATCACTTCCAGAAAATGTAAAAGAAAATGTGAAAGAAGACTTGAAAGCTCAAACAGATTTTTTATTTACAATGTTAACAAAATTATATGATGAAGAAAAAGATAAAGTTTCAGAATCAGAACTAAAAAAAATGCTTTTAGATACTATTGGAGCTGTAAGGTATGGAAAAAATAATGATTATTTTTTTGTTTATGATAAAAACTCAACAATTTTAAAATTACCATTAACTCCTCAAAGAGAAGGAACAAAAAATACAGGGAAACATATTTTAGAATTTATTGATACAGCATTTAATAAAGGTGAAGGATTAGTTCCTTATGACCAAGTTATTCCAAATAAAGCTCCTAGAAAAAAAGTATCTTTTGTTAAATTATTTAAACCATTTGATTGGGTAATTGGAACAGGAACATATATAGATAATGTAACAGAAGATTTGCAAAAAAAAGCTTTAGAAGAGATTTCTCAACTTAGATTTGGTAAAGATGGTTATTTTTATGTTTATGATTATAATGGTGTAAATTTAATGCATCCAATAAAACCTGAACTTGTAGGAAAAAATTTAATAGACTTAAAAAGTAAAAAAGGTGTTTACTATATAAAAGATTTAATTGAAGTTGCAAAAAAAGATGGTGGAATAGTAAATTTTGATTTTGAAAAAACAGGTGATGATAAACTATATGAAAAAATAGGTTATGCTGTAGGTTTTAACCAATGGCAATGGATGATTGGAACAGGTTCATATAATGATGAAATAGAAAAAAATATAGAGATATTAAAACAAAATTCACAAGATAAAATCAGTTCAATAATATTTGGAATAATTTTAATAGCAATTATTGTTTCTATAATTATCATTTTATTTGTAACATTCTTTATAAATAAAGAGATAATTGTGCCTTTAAATAGATTTCAAATAGGTCTTTTAGATTTCTTTAAATACTTAAATAAAGAGACAAAAACAGTAGAAAAAATTTCAATTAAATCAAATGATGAAATAGGTTTAATGACTGAAATTGTAAATAAAAATATTGAAAAAACAAATCAATTAATTGAACAAGATGAAAAATTAATATCAAATGTTAAAGCAGTTGTTTCTGAAATAAATAAAGGTAAATTAAAAAATAAAATTGAAGGACAAACTGACAATCAAAGTTTAGAAGATTTAAAAAATATTTTAAATGAAATGTTAGTTTTAATTTCAAGTAAAATAAATGATGACTTAAAAATCATTGATGATGTTTTAGCTAAATATAAAAATATGAATTTTACTTATAGAATAGAAAATCCTCATGGAGAAGTCGCAAAAGCTATAAACTCTTTAGCTGAAACAATAAATCATATGTTAGTAGAGAATAAAACAAATGGATTAACATTAAATGAGAGTTCACATATACTTTTATCAAATGTAGATAAGTTAAATATGAGTTCAAACGAAGCAGCTGCAAGTTTAGAAGAAACAGCAGCAGCAATAGAAGAAATAACATCAAATATAAGAAATAATACTCAAAATATAGCAAAGATGGCTAGTTACTCAAATAATTTAACAAAATCAGCAAATGATGGTGAAAAACTTGCAAACCAAACAACAAGTGCTATGGATGAAATAAATAATGAAGTTAAACTAATCAATGAAGCAATAAGTGTAATTGATCAAATAGCATTCCAAACAAATATTCTTTCACTTAATGCAGCCGTTGAAGCTGCAACTGCTGGTGAAGCAGGGAAAGGATTTGCAGTAGTAGCAGCAGAAGTAAGAAATCTTGCTAGCAGAAGTGCAGAAGCAGCACGTGAAATAAAAACAATAGTTGAAAATGCAACTTCAAAGGCAAATCAAGGAAAAGAGATTTCAAATAATATGATAGTTGGTTATAAACAATTAAATGAAAATATCACACAAACGATAAACTTAATACAAGATATAGAAATGTCAAGTAAAGAACAATTAAGTGGAATAGAACAAATAAATGATGCAGTAAATCAATTAGACCAACAAACACAACAAAATGCGATGATAGCTTCTCAAACTCAAAATGTTGCAACATTAACAGATGAAATAGCAAAACTAATAGTAAATGATGCAAATGCAAAAGAGTTTATAGGTAAAAATGAAGTAAAAGCTAAAGAGATAAATTTAGATAGTTCAAAAAATGAGAATAATATAATCAAAGCAAAAAAATCTACTTCAAAAATAGATAAAACAACTAATAAAAATGAGATAGATGAGTGGGAAAGCTTCTAAGCTTTCTTCACTTTTCTTAAAATATTTTAGATATTTTTATACATCTTCTTTAGAAACTTTTTCAAATAATTAGATAGAATAAAACCAAAACAAAAAAAGGGAAAAAAGTGTTTAAGAAGTTAGAAGTATTAAATAAAATTCAACATAAAAATAAAGGAATAGAAGAAGTAACAAATTTTTCTTATTCAAAAGAACTGATTAATGCTCCAGTTGCAATATCAGAATTTTTTGAAGCTTGTAAAAATTATCCTATATTTTTTGCAAAAGATAAAGACAATAATTGGTTTGCATCTGTTTTACTTGGTTACAAACAAGGTGAAAATCTTTTTATAGATAAAAAAGGAAACTGGAAAGAATTACACTATATTCCAGCATTTGTAAGAAGTTATCCATTTATTTTAGTGAATAAAGAAAATCAAAAAGATTTAGTAATTGCTATTGAAGGTGAATATTTAAGTGATAAAGAAGATGCCAAAAAACTATTTGATGAAGAAGGGAATAATAGTGAGTTTTTAAATAGTGCTTTAAATTTTTTAAATCAATATTATGCAGATTCTCTTTCAACAACACAATTTATAAAACAACTTGAAGATTGGGAACTTTTAGAAGAAAAAATTGCAACAGTTGTAAATACAAAAGGTGAAAAATTTAGTTTAAATGGTTTTTTTGTAATCAATGAAGAGAAATTAAAACATTTAAGTAAAAAGAAAAAAGATGATATTTGTGCAAAAAATGCCTATTCATTAATCACAGCTCATTTGATTTCGCTTTCAAATCTTCAAAAATTAGGTGCAATTAAATAAAAGAAATGTTGGCTATTTTATAAGTTTATAGCCAACTCCTCGTAAGTTTAAAATCATTCCATTTTTTAGCTTTTTTTTGAGTTTATGAACAATAGTTCTCATACTTACAGTTTCCATTTCTTTACTATCCCAAACATATTCGTGAATCATTTCATTTGTTACAGTGTTATTTATATTTTTTACTAAAAGAGTTAAAAGAAGTTTTTCTTTGTTTGTTAGTTCTATTTCAAATTTTGATTTATGTAAAGTTTGCTCCATCAAATTAAATGAAAAGTCATATCCTAAATCAACTATAAAATCGCTATTTTCATCTTTTTTTATGTGACTTAAATGATATTGTATTCGTAAAAATAGTTCTTCAAAATCAAAAGGTTTTTTTATATAATCATTACAACCTAAAGTGTAAGATTTTTTGATATTTTCTATATCAATTTCTGCACTTATCATAATAATTGGAACATTTAAATCATCATTTCTAATAAATTCTAAAACCTTATGACCATCAAATCCTAAAACATTTAAATCTAAGATATACAAATCATATTTACTATTTGAGATAAATTCTATTGCTTTATAACCATCTGTAAAACTATCCACATAAAAACCTCGATTTTGTAAAGATTGTTTTATGATTTTATTTAAAGCAAAATCATCTTCTAGTAAAAATATTTTCATAAATTAATCTCCTTTTATAACTCTGTTTTGTGGAAAAATATATTTAAAAACAGTGTTGTTTTTTTCTGAACTTAGTTCTATTTTTATTTCATTTTTGTCACAAATCTCTTTTACAATACTAAGTCCTAATCCTAAACCAATATTTTTATCTTTTTGTTGATAGTAGGCTTGAAATACAGCTTTTGTATCAGCTATTCCTATTCCTTCATCTTTTATTGAAAGGATATAGTTTTCATCTTCTTTATCTAAAGTTATCTCTATAGTTGAGTCTTCAAAAGAGTATTTAATAGCATTTGAAATTGTGTTATCAATAACCCTTTCAAGTTCATAAGAATCCATAAAAACGTCAAACTCTTTATGAATATCCAAAGCTATATCAATATTTTTTATATTTGCCATTTCATCAAAAAAAGCAACCCTTGAAGATAAAAATCGCACTAAATTTATACTTTTTTCTTCAATAATTCTTTTTTCTTTTTTTGTTAAGTAATATAAATCATTGTAAATAGAAGAAAGGGATTTTGAAGAAGCTTTTATAGCTTCAAATTGTTCTTTATATCCTAAAGTTGATTCTAAATTGTCAATATTTAAACCAATGATACTCAAAGGTGTATTCATCTCATGGATTATTTTTTTTAGGAAAAAGTCTTGTTGTTCAAGTAATTTTGAAATAGTATTTTTACTTTCAAATATTTTTAGTTGAGTTTTAACTCTTGCAATTACTTCTTCTTTTTCAAAAGGTTTAGTTATATAATCAACACCACCTTCATTTAGAGCTTTTACTTTACTTTGTGTGTCATCTAAAGCACTAATAAATATGATAGGAATCTCTTTTAAAACTTCGTCTTCTTTTAATATTTTACAAACTTCAAAGCCACTGATATTTGGCATTTTTATATCTAAAAGTATTAAATCAGGTGGATTTAACCTTGAAGAGTTTATAGCAAAGTTTGCATCAGTTGTTGCTCGTATTAAAAAATTTTCTTCTTTTAAAATAGTATTTAAGTAGTGTAAGTTTTCTGATTTGTCATCTATTATCAGTATTGTATAGTTTTTATCCATTTAGTTATTCTTTTTACAAATTCATATTTGTTAAGATTATAGGAAAAAACTCTTTAGGATTTTGTTTGAAATTAAAAAAACTTTTTATGTTGCTGTTTATTTTAAATACAGTCTCTTTCATAAGTGTTGCAATTGTGATAAATAAATATCAGAAATCAACAATAAATCTTGAAGATGCATATAACATGCAATATAAATCTTTGATTTTAGCAGATGAGTTAAGACAAAGTAGTGATGACTTGACAAGAATGGCACGAACTTATGTAATAACTGGAAATTCTATGTATGAAGAGCAGTATAAAACAGTTTTGGCTATACGAAATGGAGAGTTACCAAGACCTAAAAGATACAATGGAATTTTTTGGGATTTTTTATCAATTGATGGAAGTATTCCAAAACTAGATGGAGAAAAAATACCTCTTCGAGAGTTGATGAAAAATGCAAATTTCCCAGAATCAGAACTAAATATGCTTTTTACTTCTCAAAATGAATCAGATGATTTAACAAAACTTGAACATAAAGCTATGAATGCGATTAAAGGTATATTTTTAGATAAAGATGGAAATTACACTATAAAAGGTAAACCAGATTTTGCACTTGCAAGAGAACTTATGCATTCAAAAGAGTATCATGAAGCAAAAATTAGAATCATGGAACCTTTAGATAGATTTTATAAAGCTTTTGAAAATAGAACAAAACAAAAAGTTGATGAAGCAAGAGCAACAGTAAAAGAGTTGGAGTTTTATGTAAATGTTATAGTTTTATTTTCAATAGTTTTCTTTTTGATGTCATTTTTTATAATTTTATTTAGAATTGTTTACCCAATTGATTTATTAAGACGAGTGATGTTAAAACTTTCAAAAAATGATATGAGTGTAGAAATAGATAAAAATAAATTTGATGATGAAGTAGGGGATATGATAGGGGCTGTTGAGATTTTTAAAGAAAATACTCAAAAACTTCTTACAAGTGAACATCAAATAAAACAAGCAATGCAAGAAGCAACAACAGCAAATAAAGCAAAATCAATCTTTCTTGCTCGAATGAGTCATGAACTACGAACTCCACTAAATGCCATATTAGGTTTTACAAATATTTTACAAAAATCAATGAATGCAACTACAGTTGAAAAAGAGAACTTAAATGTCATAAAAAGAAGTGCTGACCATCTTCTAAATATTATAAATGAAATTTTAGAGTTATCAAAAATAGAAGCTGGAAAAATGGAGTTGAGTCTTAAAAATTTTAATTTATTTGAGTTAATAAAAGAGATAGAAGATATTTTTGCTTTTAGATGTGAAAATAAAGGCTTAAAATTTAAAATAGAGACTTTGAATCTTCCAAAATATATAAAAGCTGATGAACAAAGATTAAGACAAATTTTGATTAATCTTTTAGGAAATTCTTTGAAGTTTACAAATGAAGGTGAAATTTCTTTGTATATTTATGAATTAAATAAAAAACTATTTTTTGAAGTAAAAGATAGTGGAATTGGAATAGATAAATCAAATCTTGAAAAAGTTTTTAAACCTTTTGAACAAGTAAAACAAGATAATTATACACAACAAGGTACAGGATTAGGGTTATCTATTACCAAAGAGTTAGTTTCTTTGATGGGTGGAAATATCTATTTAAAAAGTCAAGTTGGAGTTGGAAGTGAATTTTATTTTAGTATTAATTATGAAAAAGCAAATGAAGAAGAACTTTCAAAAGAGAATAATGCAAAAAATATAGTTGGAATTAAAAATGAAAATTTCACTAAAACTATTTTAGTTGTAGATGATATAAAAGAAAATAGAGATTTGATAACTTTACTTTTAAACTCTTATGGGTTTAAAACTTTAGAAGCTACAAGTGGGAAAGAAGCTTTAGATGTTTTTGAAAATGAAAAACTTGATTTGATTTTTATGGATATTTTGATGGAAGGAATGGATGGTTTAGAAACTATGCAAAATATCAGAGCTTCAAAAAATGGTAAGGATATTCCCATTATTGCACTTTCAGCCAATGTTTTTGAAGAAGATAAAAAGGAAGCTATAAAAAATGGTGCAAATGACTTTTTAGCAAAACCTGTGGAAGAAAAAGAGATTTTATTGATTTTAGAAAAATATTTGCATATAGAATTAGAGTATGAAAAT belongs to Arcobacter defluvii and includes:
- a CDS encoding SapC family protein, which produces MFKKLEVLNKIQHKNKGIEEVTNFSYSKELINAPVAISEFFEACKNYPIFFAKDKDNNWFASVLLGYKQGENLFIDKKGNWKELHYIPAFVRSYPFILVNKENQKDLVIAIEGEYLSDKEDAKKLFDEEGNNSEFLNSALNFLNQYYADSLSTTQFIKQLEDWELLEEKIATVVNTKGEKFSLNGFFVINEEKLKHLSKKKKDDICAKNAYSLITAHLISLSNLQKLGAIK
- a CDS encoding hybrid sensor histidine kinase/response regulator — translated: MDKNYTILIIDDKSENLHYLNTILKEENFLIRATTDANFAINSSRLNPPDLILLDIKMPNISGFEVCKILKEDEVLKEIPIIFISALDDTQSKVKALNEGGVDYITKPFEKEEVIARVKTQLKIFESKNTISKLLEQQDFFLKKIIHEMNTPLSIIGLNIDNLESTLGYKEQFEAIKASSKSLSSIYNDLYYLTKKEKRIIEEKSINLVRFLSSRVAFFDEMANIKNIDIALDIHKEFDVFMDSYELERVIDNTISNAIKYSFEDSTIEITLDKEDENYILSIKDEGIGIADTKAVFQAYYQQKDKNIGLGLGLSIVKEICDKNEIKIELSSEKNNTVFKYIFPQNRVIKGD
- a CDS encoding response regulator transcription factor, yielding MKIFLLEDDFALNKIIKQSLQNRGFYVDSFTDGYKAIEFISNSKYDLYILDLNVLGFDGHKVLEFIRNDDLNVPIIMISAEIDIENIKKSYTLGCNDYIKKPFDFEELFLRIQYHLSHIKKDENSDFIVDLGYDFSFNLMEQTLHKSKFEIELTNKEKLLLTLLVKNINNTVTNEMIHEYVWDSKEMETVSMRTIVHKLKKKLKNGMILNLRGVGYKLIK
- a CDS encoding response regulator: MKLKKLFMLLFILNTVSFISVAIVINKYQKSTINLEDAYNMQYKSLILADELRQSSDDLTRMARTYVITGNSMYEEQYKTVLAIRNGELPRPKRYNGIFWDFLSIDGSIPKLDGEKIPLRELMKNANFPESELNMLFTSQNESDDLTKLEHKAMNAIKGIFLDKDGNYTIKGKPDFALARELMHSKEYHEAKIRIMEPLDRFYKAFENRTKQKVDEARATVKELEFYVNVIVLFSIVFFLMSFFIILFRIVYPIDLLRRVMLKLSKNDMSVEIDKNKFDDEVGDMIGAVEIFKENTQKLLTSEHQIKQAMQEATTANKAKSIFLARMSHELRTPLNAILGFTNILQKSMNATTVEKENLNVIKRSADHLLNIINEILELSKIEAGKMELSLKNFNLFELIKEIEDIFAFRCENKGLKFKIETLNLPKYIKADEQRLRQILINLLGNSLKFTNEGEISLYIYELNKKLFFEVKDSGIGIDKSNLEKVFKPFEQVKQDNYTQQGTGLGLSITKELVSLMGGNIYLKSQVGVGSEFYFSINYEKANEEELSKENNAKNIVGIKNENFTKTILVVDDIKENRDLITLLLNSYGFKTLEATSGKEALDVFENEKLDLIFMDILMEGMDGLETMQNIRASKNGKDIPIIALSANVFEEDKKEAIKNGANDFLAKPVEEKEILLILEKYLHIELEYENKEKRINVKKELETLPQEFVEKLKEKALLMDNDGIFELLKEYELSNDLKIYIKNLVDEFKYQELLNLV
- a CDS encoding methyl-accepting chemotaxis protein → MKNFSIKNKLLIIVIVTIVLVATMIALKSIYEINNLTNKNIEEYKENTYATTQEELKVYTSFAKNIVENLYKQSLPENVKENVKEDLKAQTDFLFTMLTKLYDEEKDKVSESELKKMLLDTIGAVRYGKNNDYFFVYDKNSTILKLPLTPQREGTKNTGKHILEFIDTAFNKGEGLVPYDQVIPNKAPRKKVSFVKLFKPFDWVIGTGTYIDNVTEDLQKKALEEISQLRFGKDGYFYVYDYNGVNLMHPIKPELVGKNLIDLKSKKGVYYIKDLIEVAKKDGGIVNFDFEKTGDDKLYEKIGYAVGFNQWQWMIGTGSYNDEIEKNIEILKQNSQDKISSIIFGIILIAIIVSIIIILFVTFFINKEIIVPLNRFQIGLLDFFKYLNKETKTVEKISIKSNDEIGLMTEIVNKNIEKTNQLIEQDEKLISNVKAVVSEINKGKLKNKIEGQTDNQSLEDLKNILNEMLVLISSKINDDLKIIDDVLAKYKNMNFTYRIENPHGEVAKAINSLAETINHMLVENKTNGLTLNESSHILLSNVDKLNMSSNEAAASLEETAAAIEEITSNIRNNTQNIAKMASYSNNLTKSANDGEKLANQTTSAMDEINNEVKLINEAISVIDQIAFQTNILSLNAAVEAATAGEAGKGFAVVAAEVRNLASRSAEAAREIKTIVENATSKANQGKEISNNMIVGYKQLNENITQTINLIQDIEMSSKEQLSGIEQINDAVNQLDQQTQQNAMIASQTQNVATLTDEIAKLIVNDANAKEFIGKNEVKAKEINLDSSKNENNIIKAKKSTSKIDKTTNKNEIDEWESF